The following proteins come from a genomic window of Methanosarcina sp. MTP4:
- a CDS encoding restriction endonuclease: MESWKELTVLYRACTPADVKVLRELQGVMSKVRAEQGLFVSWGGYNSEARKEAKDAFFTIRLWDQGNILHEIFKYYEKFDDELKAELPLKRIWGLVVEE; the protein is encoded by the coding sequence ATGGAATCTTGGAAGGAATTAACAGTCTTGTACAGGGCTTGCACGCCTGCAGATGTCAAGGTCCTGAGGGAGCTGCAGGGTGTGATGTCAAAGGTAAGGGCAGAACAGGGTCTTTTCGTTTCATGGGGCGGCTATAATTCAGAAGCCAGGAAAGAAGCAAAGGACGCATTTTTCACTATACGTTTATGGGACCAGGGGAATATACTTCACGAGATATTCAAGTATTACGAAAAGTTTGATGATGAGTTGAAGGCGGAGTTGCCGTTGAAAAGGATATGGGGGCTGGTTGTTGAAGAGTGA
- a CDS encoding GDYXXLXY domain-containing protein: MNPKKILYITFAIWLLIFAGLIASKEYTLRTGEEVLLKTVPVDPRDMFRGDYVVLNYDISRLDLTEVPAESADFEYDDRVYLALELEDGYGVPKKIYRTPPEGELYIKGTVKSITYDYEPTVEEVPHEEPPVPRRTSVSKIRVEYGIESYFVPEGRGREIETQQWKGKRVDVRVVLDRQGNAIIKDLLIDGEKVAF, translated from the coding sequence ATGAACCCGAAGAAAATCCTCTATATAACTTTCGCCATCTGGCTCCTTATTTTCGCAGGCCTCATCGCCTCAAAGGAGTATACCCTGCGGACAGGGGAGGAAGTGCTCCTGAAAACAGTACCTGTAGACCCCAGGGATATGTTCAGGGGGGATTATGTGGTCCTTAACTACGATATCAGCCGCCTTGATCTTACCGAGGTCCCGGCCGAATCCGCCGATTTCGAATACGATGACAGGGTATACCTGGCGCTGGAACTTGAAGACGGCTACGGCGTGCCCAAAAAAATATACAGGACCCCGCCGGAAGGTGAGCTTTACATCAAAGGGACCGTGAAAAGTATAACATACGACTATGAACCCACCGTGGAAGAAGTGCCTCACGAAGAACCTCCTGTGCCCCGGAGAACATCTGTTTCCAAAATCCGGGTCGAGTACGGCATTGAGAGCTATTTTGTGCCTGAAGGCCGGGGCCGGGAGATCGAAACGCAGCAGTGGAAAGGAAAACGTGTGGACGTAAGGGTCGTGCTTGACAGGCAGGGAAATGCCATAATCAAGGACCTGCTGATTGATGGAGAAAAGGTGGCGTTTTAA
- a CDS encoding ATP-binding protein: MASGKGGTGKTTVAVNFALSIEDVQLFDCDVEEPDCHLFLGLDLEKIEDVNILVPIVDRTKCDFCGKCSGFCQFNAIAVLPEDILVFPALCHGCGGCALVCPKAAIVYKNRSIGIIEKAKEKAKGENLEFYSGALNIGEALVSAVIKVLKKYADESKTVIFDAPPGTTCPVITSVRGSDYCILVAEPTLFGFHDLLLTIDVIKKLGIPFGIIINRSDIGDDRVEKYCETEGIPVLMKIRHDREIARLYSEGIPFVSRMPEWREKFVQLLDKIRVQLASEEAGNLKEAGT, from the coding sequence ATTGCAAGCGGAAAAGGAGGGACAGGGAAAACAACGGTAGCTGTTAATTTTGCCCTTTCAATTGAAGATGTACAGTTGTTTGATTGTGATGTTGAGGAACCCGACTGCCATTTATTTTTGGGCCTGGATCTTGAAAAGATTGAAGATGTAAATATTTTAGTGCCCATCGTGGACAGGACAAAATGTGATTTCTGCGGCAAATGTTCCGGGTTTTGCCAGTTCAATGCAATTGCCGTACTGCCGGAAGATATACTTGTTTTTCCGGCACTCTGCCATGGCTGCGGCGGATGTGCCCTGGTGTGTCCGAAAGCCGCAATCGTTTATAAAAACAGAAGCATCGGAATAATCGAAAAAGCAAAAGAAAAAGCAAAAGGCGAAAACCTGGAGTTCTATTCGGGTGCATTGAATATCGGAGAAGCGCTGGTATCTGCGGTTATCAAAGTTTTGAAAAAATATGCAGATGAAAGCAAAACCGTAATATTTGATGCCCCTCCGGGTACGACGTGCCCGGTTATCACTTCTGTCAGGGGTTCGGATTATTGTATCCTTGTTGCAGAACCTACGCTCTTTGGCTTCCATGATCTGCTGCTTACTATTGACGTTATAAAGAAACTGGGGATACCTTTCGGCATAATAATCAATCGTTCCGATATCGGTGATGACAGGGTGGAGAAGTACTGCGAAACAGAGGGAATTCCTGTTCTTATGAAGATACGGCATGACCGTGAGATTGCACGTTTGTATTCCGAAGGAATTCCTTTTGTTAGCAGGATGCCGGAGTGGAGGGAAAAATTTGTGCAGCTGCTGGATAAGATACGGGTACAGCTTGCCTCAGAGGAAGCAGGTAACTTGAAGGAAGCGGGAACATGA
- a CDS encoding 4Fe-4S binding protein, translated as MNESLKRTLLKKCKDMEIPMVGIASTERWEKPPFRPWMPEEFYPQSIYPEAKSVIVIGLPINLPVLESSPSIHYSELYRTVNILLDQYTYRLSNYLTEKGYPSIFIPRDGYGSGKVLLENPFAFFSHRHAALLAGLGNFGVNNMLLTEKYGPRVRFGSVFTSAELPPDPLIEERLCTRCMRCVRMCPSNALNEADYPEGKTDKKACTSYSLELARRHISPCGICIKVCPVGEDRKLYGREDASIYARKEEFPKYHKAWEHVRAYGGK; from the coding sequence ATGAATGAAAGCCTGAAGAGAACTCTCCTTAAAAAATGCAAAGATATGGAAATACCCATGGTCGGGATAGCCAGCACAGAACGCTGGGAAAAACCTCCGTTTCGGCCCTGGATGCCGGAAGAGTTCTACCCGCAGTCAATCTACCCCGAGGCAAAATCTGTGATCGTTATCGGGCTTCCTATCAACCTTCCGGTGCTTGAAAGCTCTCCTTCCATACATTACAGTGAGCTTTACAGGACCGTAAACATCCTGCTCGACCAGTACACCTACCGCCTGTCCAATTATCTGACCGAAAAAGGCTATCCTTCAATATTCATCCCCCGAGACGGGTACGGCTCGGGCAAGGTGCTCCTGGAAAATCCCTTTGCCTTTTTTTCACACCGGCACGCGGCTCTCCTTGCAGGGCTCGGGAATTTCGGGGTAAATAACATGCTCCTCACCGAAAAATACGGCCCTCGGGTGCGCTTTGGCTCGGTATTCACAAGCGCGGAGCTGCCTCCGGACCCTTTAATTGAGGAACGGCTCTGCACCCGCTGCATGCGCTGTGTACGCATGTGCCCCTCAAACGCCCTCAATGAAGCTGATTATCCGGAGGGAAAGACCGACAAGAAAGCCTGCACTTCCTACAGCCTGGAACTTGCCAGACGCCATATATCCCCCTGCGGCATCTGCATCAAAGTCTGCCCCGTTGGAGAAGACCGGAAGCTGTACGGAAGGGAAGATGCCTCGATCTACGCCAGGAAAGAAGAATTCCCGAAATACCACAAAGCTTGGGAGCACGTCAGGGCCTATGGAGGAAAGTGA
- a CDS encoding cation diffusion facilitator family transporter, producing the protein MVVQENLLLGANASRNSTFTLVFLAILKGFVGFHSGSSALIADAVHTSLDIFTSFAVWVGLKLSLKGNAEKFPYGYYKADNLVSLFVSVIILFSGIELVHEALLNIKNPVEIKLQGIALGTALFSAMSMYALSQYKARVGRQIDSQALIADALHSYTDVFSSLIVVIAIAGSILGIMWLDSVGVLLISLMIFKLGIGIARDSVLTLMDAWLDRDSITRTRQNVASIQGVKQVEEIRLRKSGLVVFGEIEIEIEGNADLKRVEMLSEEIEKTVKNEVKNLEHLVINAKPGKMSAMKIAVPVLEPEGLQSKVSRHFGRAPYFIIFELEGDEIKSWQVNRNPASGLERKRGLKTAEFLKSQGVNVVIVGEIGEGPFHNLHDSFVKMLRMPEEAEDVEKVVEKVSGLSRLTSHTE; encoded by the coding sequence ATGGTTGTACAGGAAAACTTACTGTTAGGGGCAAATGCTTCAAGGAACTCAACCTTTACCTTAGTTTTTCTTGCAATTCTGAAAGGCTTTGTCGGGTTTCATTCCGGAAGTTCAGCCCTGATCGCAGATGCTGTGCATACATCACTGGATATTTTTACTTCATTCGCCGTCTGGGTCGGGCTTAAGCTCAGCCTGAAAGGCAACGCAGAGAAATTTCCCTATGGCTATTATAAGGCAGACAACCTGGTTTCACTTTTTGTTTCGGTTATAATCCTCTTTTCCGGAATCGAACTTGTACACGAGGCACTGCTGAACATCAAAAATCCTGTTGAGATAAAACTGCAGGGTATCGCCCTTGGAACAGCCCTGTTTTCGGCGATGTCAATGTATGCTTTATCTCAATACAAAGCCAGAGTCGGCAGACAGATAGATTCCCAGGCTTTGATTGCTGATGCACTGCATTCCTACACAGACGTTTTTAGCTCCCTGATAGTTGTCATTGCAATTGCAGGTTCAATCCTTGGCATAATGTGGCTCGATAGTGTCGGGGTGCTGCTGATCTCGCTTATGATATTCAAACTTGGAATCGGTATTGCTCGGGACTCAGTACTGACACTGATGGACGCGTGGCTGGATAGGGATTCGATTACGAGAACCAGGCAGAATGTAGCCAGTATTCAGGGCGTGAAACAGGTCGAAGAAATCAGACTTCGAAAGTCCGGTCTGGTGGTATTCGGGGAGATTGAAATTGAAATCGAGGGTAATGCCGATCTTAAAAGAGTGGAGATGCTTTCTGAGGAAATCGAAAAAACGGTGAAAAATGAGGTCAAGAATTTGGAACATCTGGTTATCAATGCAAAACCCGGAAAGATGTCAGCAATGAAAATCGCAGTTCCCGTCCTGGAACCGGAAGGTCTGCAATCAAAAGTTTCCCGGCATTTTGGAAGGGCTCCGTATTTTATTATTTTTGAACTCGAAGGTGACGAAATAAAAAGCTGGCAGGTCAACCGGAACCCTGCCTCGGGTCTTGAAAGGAAAAGAGGTCTTAAGACTGCAGAATTTCTGAAAAGTCAGGGGGTCAATGTTGTGATTGTGGGTGAAATCGGCGAAGGCCCCTTTCACAATCTTCACGATAGTTTTGTGAAGATGCTCCGGATGCCGGAAGAGGCTGAAGATGTTGAAAAAGTTGTGGAGAAGGTATCAGGCCTGAGCAGGCTCACATCACATACAGAGTAA
- a CDS encoding CDGSH iron-sulfur domain-containing protein: MAVNEKEMRIKIIKDGPYRVTGGVPLFEQIIVTDDAGHTRELIDIKEYPRQDAYILCRCGSSKNKPFCDGTHRKIGFDGSETASRKPYLEKAETFEGPDLKLTDAHELCDHSRFCQRSGGIRDLIKKSDDSEARQNAIEEAMICPSGRLVMWDKKTGKPFEKEFEPSIVLVHDEQKGCEGPLWVRGGIPFESADGSMYESRNRVTLCRCGKSENKPYCDGSHWMSSQQKLKFRKKWGLE, translated from the coding sequence ATGGCAGTCAATGAAAAAGAAATGAGGATTAAGATAATCAAAGATGGACCTTATCGGGTTACAGGTGGAGTGCCGCTTTTCGAACAGATAATTGTCACCGACGACGCTGGTCATACCAGAGAATTAATTGATATAAAGGAATACCCCCGGCAGGATGCCTATATCTTATGCCGCTGTGGCTCATCCAAAAATAAGCCCTTCTGTGATGGGACCCACCGCAAAATCGGTTTTGACGGCAGCGAAACAGCCAGTCGAAAGCCTTACCTGGAAAAAGCGGAAACGTTTGAAGGTCCTGATCTAAAACTCACCGATGCCCACGAGCTCTGCGATCATTCCCGTTTCTGCCAGCGGTCTGGCGGAATAAGGGATCTCATAAAAAAATCGGACGACTCGGAAGCCAGACAAAACGCTATAGAGGAAGCCATGATCTGCCCTTCGGGCCGGCTGGTCATGTGGGATAAGAAGACAGGCAAACCCTTTGAAAAAGAATTTGAACCTTCTATTGTACTGGTTCATGACGAACAAAAAGGTTGTGAAGGCCCCCTTTGGGTTCGAGGTGGTATCCCCTTTGAATCTGCAGATGGCAGCATGTATGAATCCCGAAACAGAGTAACCCTCTGCCGCTGCGGGAAGTCAGAGAACAAGCCCTACTGTGACGGCAGCCACTGGATGAGCAGCCAGCAGAAGCTCAAGTTCAGGAAGAAATGGGGCCTGGAATGA
- a CDS encoding DUF2157 domain-containing protein, giving the protein MFDEDLIRKWVDNGTINPEQARKMSEDLAEYREEHKSKGQIIAFSVIGTILIGVGAILFVASHWNGIPDYAKTLLLVGSTLGIHLSGYHFLYQKQKYPRLGSALLFLSAIFFGASVFLIAQIYNVNANSHFLVFIWLLGSLPLVYGYCSTASAGLCSLLFFIWGGLLYSENRRLEEAIDILDLFLLQGLALYLVGTLHELFEKVKSAARPYKFIGLQATLLFLFLHTFRLNYEFGKTTPIIYAAIGTLLLILLLPPSLRTRLRSYQTDVGVFILVLLLLGMSLVTGYYPENEKTYMIVFNVIFLGVLIMLLYTGYSSENMGAINTAMFWFIPFIIARYFDFFWEMLPRSLFFIAGGLVMLAISILLERKRRELKARFGREKA; this is encoded by the coding sequence ATGTTCGATGAAGACCTGATCCGAAAATGGGTGGACAACGGCACGATAAACCCGGAACAGGCACGGAAAATGTCCGAAGATCTTGCCGAATACAGGGAAGAGCACAAATCAAAAGGACAGATTATTGCTTTTTCGGTAATCGGCACAATCTTAATCGGTGTCGGTGCCATTCTCTTTGTAGCCTCTCACTGGAATGGAATCCCGGATTATGCAAAAACGCTGCTCCTTGTGGGAAGCACCCTTGGTATACATCTCTCAGGCTACCACTTCCTATACCAAAAGCAGAAGTACCCGAGGTTGGGATCTGCTCTTCTCTTTTTATCAGCAATCTTCTTCGGGGCCAGTGTCTTTCTTATCGCCCAGATCTATAATGTTAATGCCAATTCCCATTTTCTGGTGTTCATCTGGCTGCTGGGTTCCCTCCCTCTGGTCTACGGGTACTGCTCCACCGCAAGTGCGGGCTTATGTTCTCTACTATTTTTTATATGGGGCGGACTGCTGTACAGCGAGAACCGGAGGCTTGAAGAGGCAATTGATATTCTGGACCTCTTTCTCTTGCAGGGGCTTGCCCTCTATCTGGTCGGGACTCTCCATGAACTCTTTGAAAAGGTAAAGTCTGCTGCCAGGCCCTACAAATTCATAGGGCTGCAGGCAACCCTCCTCTTTTTGTTCCTGCACACATTTCGTCTAAATTACGAATTCGGAAAAACAACTCCCATTATTTATGCAGCCATCGGAACCTTACTGCTGATCCTGCTGCTCCCCCCAAGCCTGCGCACCCGGTTGAGAAGCTATCAGACCGATGTGGGAGTCTTCATACTGGTGCTGCTCCTGCTCGGCATGAGCCTCGTCACAGGCTACTACCCCGAAAATGAAAAAACTTACATGATAGTATTCAATGTTATCTTTCTCGGGGTGCTTATTATGCTGCTCTATACCGGCTACAGCAGCGAAAACATGGGGGCCATCAATACCGCAATGTTCTGGTTCATTCCCTTCATCATTGCCCGGTACTTTGATTTCTTCTGGGAAATGCTGCCAAGGTCCCTTTTTTTCATTGCAGGAGGTCTTGTAATGCTTGCAATCAGTATACTCCTTGAGCGAAAAAGAAGAGAACTCAAGGCCCGGTTCGGGAGAGAAAAGGCATGA
- a CDS encoding catalase-related domain-containing protein, with product MIASTSPDRSINVSKGLKIFKKNDFAQAGERYRLLDNTGQKHMIGNLVADLSHVTIPAIQRRAIEKLRRADETLQYL from the coding sequence TTGATCGCTTCGACCTCGCCTGATCGTAGCATAAACGTCTCCAAGGGCTTGAAGATCTTCAAAAAAAACGACTTTGCTCAGGCTGGAGAAAGGTACCGGTTGCTTGACAATACAGGGCAGAAACATATGATTGGCAACCTTGTGGCCGATCTGAGCCATGTCACCATTCCAGCTATTCAGAGACGTGCAATCGAAAAATTACGGCGGGCTGATGAGACTTTGCAGTATCTGTAG
- a CDS encoding DnaJ domain-containing protein, which translates to MLGPEFGSPGTIMVVNDYYRVLEISENASAEEIKAAYHRLAFKYHPDRNNSAYAEEQMKNINQAHDILSDPKNRAEYDRERKFGPGFSGRSSYSKPREYTWRKEYTWTWERQSGTGRTSGRKEWGSYSGGPGSRTSASGRGKTPGWQAGRRNSNPGILDIIIRVLGILAAIWIILLRPMLIIFLLILLALILAFWVLIIEILRMLRGRR; encoded by the coding sequence ATGTTAGGTCCTGAATTTGGTTCTCCCGGTACAATCATGGTCGTAAACGATTACTACAGGGTTCTGGAGATTTCGGAAAATGCCTCTGCAGAGGAAATAAAAGCCGCCTACCACAGGCTTGCCTTTAAATACCACCCCGACAGGAACAACAGTGCGTATGCCGAAGAGCAGATGAAGAATATAAACCAGGCGCATGATATTCTTTCGGACCCGAAAAACCGGGCTGAATATGACCGGGAAAGGAAATTCGGACCAGGTTTTTCGGGCCGGAGCAGTTACTCGAAACCCCGGGAGTACACCTGGAGGAAAGAGTATACATGGACGTGGGAAAGGCAAAGCGGAACAGGCAGGACTTCAGGCAGAAAAGAATGGGGCAGTTATTCCGGAGGTCCCGGCAGCAGAACTTCGGCATCTGGCCGTGGAAAAACACCTGGCTGGCAGGCCGGAAGGCGCAATTCGAACCCTGGAATCCTGGATATAATCATACGCGTTCTTGGCATCCTGGCCGCAATCTGGATTATTCTTCTCCGGCCAATGCTGATTATTTTCCTTTTGATTCTACTTGCACTTATTCTTGCGTTCTGGGTCCTGATAATTGAAATACTCCGGATGCTGAGAGGGAGGAGGTAA
- a CDS encoding DUF2551 domain-containing protein, translating into MGSIRSKIKSRVEKFIEVDSTGYRRAILCIFIKVKKATIDELHEMLGKKYNVSRNTVASMVGYIHSKLGILRSHKESYKTPMVYTLREEYLDLLMKVVNTPPESSNDAIA; encoded by the coding sequence ATGGGATCCATCCGTTCCAAAATCAAATCTAGAGTAGAGAAATTTATTGAAGTAGATTCCACCGGCTATCGAAGAGCAATTTTATGCATCTTTATAAAAGTCAAGAAAGCAACCATTGACGAGCTGCATGAAATGCTTGGAAAAAAATACAATGTTTCAAGGAATACGGTTGCATCCATGGTGGGATATATTCATTCAAAGCTCGGGATACTGAGGTCTCACAAGGAGTCCTATAAGACCCCGATGGTATACACTCTGCGAGAAGAATATCTGGATCTGCTTATGAAAGTCGTAAATACGCCACCTGAGTCGTCAAATGATGCAATTGCATAA
- the pap gene encoding polyphosphate:AMP phosphotransferase — protein sequence MLENIDLTMSVKNGDYKESLDSLEEELGEIQRQAWELKIPIILVFEGWHASGIAEDINRFILPLDPRGYDFHTMVRPGYEEALKPFLWRFWTKIPVRGKIAIFDRSWYSRAIIEKYGRESSDKALENCLKEINYFERQLSKDGYLILKFFLHISEKEQKERFRKIRKSNIPLIVDEYEDAGGEELDFIHEYSRYLPVVEKVLEITDFPHSPWTIVEANDRKFATLKIFSTVIQVVREHIEKVTRTPGQQTIKYLDISTSKTLDLNGSLLEKTDLSKALLSDEYKKSKKQFQNTLSELQYELFRQKRSLVIVFEGMDAAGKGGDIHRLVQELNPRLYRVIPVGAPNDIEKAHHYLWRFFEGIPKAGHMTIYDRSWYGRVLVERIEGLCSEDEWKRAYREINEFEEVLANSGTIVLKFWLQIDRDTQLKRFESRKADPRKQWKITPEDWRNRERWIAYVDAAEELLQKTSTSYAPWIVVEANDKYYSRIKVLKTVAETLEKELKS from the coding sequence ATGCTAGAAAATATCGACCTGACAATGAGCGTGAAAAACGGAGATTATAAAGAGAGTCTAGACTCCCTGGAAGAAGAACTTGGAGAAATCCAGCGCCAGGCCTGGGAGCTGAAGATCCCGATTATTCTTGTGTTTGAGGGCTGGCATGCCTCGGGGATTGCGGAGGACATTAACAGGTTCATCCTGCCCCTGGACCCCAGGGGATATGACTTCCACACAATGGTGAGACCTGGCTATGAGGAAGCCCTTAAACCTTTTCTCTGGCGTTTCTGGACCAAGATCCCGGTCAGGGGTAAAATTGCAATCTTTGACAGGAGCTGGTACAGCCGGGCAATTATCGAAAAGTACGGAAGAGAAAGCTCTGATAAGGCCCTGGAAAATTGTCTGAAGGAAATCAATTATTTCGAACGCCAGCTTTCCAAGGACGGCTACCTTATCCTCAAATTTTTCCTCCATATAAGCGAGAAGGAACAAAAAGAACGCTTCAGGAAAATCCGCAAGAGCAATATCCCCCTGATCGTGGATGAATACGAAGATGCCGGCGGAGAAGAACTTGACTTCATTCACGAATACTCCAGGTATTTGCCTGTGGTAGAAAAGGTCCTGGAAATAACCGACTTTCCCCATTCCCCCTGGACAATTGTAGAGGCAAATGACAGGAAATTTGCAACCCTTAAAATCTTCAGCACTGTCATTCAGGTTGTCAGAGAACATATAGAAAAAGTTACCAGGACTCCCGGGCAGCAGACCATCAAATACCTGGACATCTCGACCTCCAAAACCCTCGACCTTAACGGTTCCTTGCTGGAAAAGACAGACCTTTCAAAAGCGCTTTTATCCGATGAATATAAAAAATCAAAAAAACAGTTTCAGAACACACTCAGCGAACTCCAGTACGAACTTTTCAGGCAGAAGCGTTCTCTGGTAATCGTCTTTGAAGGTATGGATGCGGCAGGCAAGGGGGGGGACATCCACCGACTGGTCCAGGAACTGAACCCAAGGCTTTACAGGGTGATCCCTGTAGGAGCCCCAAACGACATCGAAAAAGCCCACCACTACCTCTGGCGCTTTTTTGAGGGCATTCCGAAAGCCGGGCACATGACTATCTACGACCGGAGCTGGTACGGGAGAGTCCTGGTGGAACGGATAGAAGGGCTCTGCAGTGAAGATGAATGGAAGCGGGCCTACCGGGAAATCAATGAGTTCGAAGAAGTCCTAGCAAACTCGGGAACAATTGTCCTTAAGTTCTGGCTCCAGATCGACCGGGATACGCAGCTCAAGCGCTTCGAAAGCCGAAAAGCAGACCCCCGGAAACAGTGGAAAATCACTCCTGAAGACTGGAGAAACCGGGAAAGATGGATAGCGTACGTAGACGCTGCAGAAGAGTTGCTCCAGAAAACCAGCACAAGCTATGCCCCCTGGATTGTCGTGGAAGCCAATGACAAGTACTATTCAAGGATCAAGGTCCTGAAAACCGTGGCTGAAACGCTGGAAAAAGAACTTAAGTCCTAA
- the katG gene encoding catalase/peroxidase HPI — translation MTDDRKNPETGRADKQETGRSMPNRDWWPNQLKLEILHQHSSRSNPMGEDFNYAKEFKSLDLAAVKKDLASLMTDSQDWWPADFGHYGPLFIRMAWHSAGTYRAGDGRGGGGRGQQRFAPLNSWPDNVNLDKARRLLWPIKQKYGRKISWADLMILAGNVALESMGFKTFGFGGGREDVWEPDQDVYWGSEDTWLGGDKRYSGDRDLENPLAAVQMGLIYVNPEGPNGNPDPIAAAKDIRDIFARMSMNDEETVALIAGGHAFGKTHGAGPASHVGPEPEAASIEEQGLGWKSSFGTGKGGDTISSGLEVTWTSTPTRWSNNFFRILFGYEWELTKSPAGAYQWQPKGGAGTGTIPDAHDPSRRHAPTMLTTDLSLRFDPAYEKISRRFYENPDQLAEAFSRAWFKLTHRDMGPRARYLGPEVPAEELIWQDPIPAVNHELIDEKDIASLKGKVLASGLSIQQLVSTAWASASTFRGSDKRGGANGARIRLAPQKDWEVNQPAKLAKVLNTLEGIRKEFNSEASGGKKVSLADLIVLAGCAGIEQAAKNAGHDVTVPFSPGRMDALQEQTDVVSFALLEPIADGFRNYLKSQYTISAEALLVDRAQLLTLSAPEMTVLVGGMRVLNTNFGQTRHGVFTRKPEALTNDFFVNLLDMGTEWKEVSDAGDMFEGRDRKTGKVKWTGTRVDLIFGSNSQLRALAEVYGSADAQEKFVQDFVAAWAKVMNLDRFDLA, via the coding sequence ATGACTGACGACAGAAAGAACCCTGAAACGGGCAGAGCAGACAAACAAGAAACCGGTAGAAGCATGCCGAACCGCGACTGGTGGCCAAACCAGTTGAAGCTCGAGATCCTGCACCAGCATTCTTCCAGGTCCAACCCTATGGGCGAGGACTTCAACTACGCAAAAGAGTTCAAGAGCCTTGACCTGGCGGCTGTGAAGAAAGATCTTGCGTCGCTGATGACTGATTCGCAGGACTGGTGGCCGGCGGACTTCGGCCACTATGGCCCTTTGTTCATTCGCATGGCGTGGCACAGCGCCGGCACCTACCGCGCCGGTGACGGCCGCGGCGGTGGCGGTAGAGGCCAGCAGCGCTTCGCACCGCTCAACAGTTGGCCGGACAACGTCAACCTGGACAAGGCACGTCGCCTGCTCTGGCCGATCAAGCAGAAGTACGGCCGGAAGATTTCATGGGCTGACCTCATGATTCTTGCGGGCAACGTCGCCCTGGAATCGATGGGATTCAAAACGTTCGGTTTCGGAGGCGGCCGCGAGGACGTCTGGGAGCCGGACCAGGACGTCTACTGGGGTTCCGAGGACACGTGGCTGGGTGGTGATAAACGCTACTCCGGTGACCGGGACCTCGAAAATCCGCTCGCTGCCGTGCAGATGGGGCTGATCTATGTCAATCCTGAAGGCCCGAACGGCAACCCGGATCCGATAGCGGCGGCCAAGGATATCCGCGATATTTTCGCTCGCATGTCCATGAACGACGAAGAGACCGTTGCGCTCATCGCTGGCGGTCACGCCTTCGGCAAAACCCACGGTGCCGGCCCTGCGTCCCATGTCGGGCCTGAACCGGAAGCGGCCAGTATTGAGGAGCAAGGCCTCGGTTGGAAGAGCAGTTTCGGCACCGGAAAAGGCGGTGACACGATCAGCAGCGGTTTGGAGGTCACCTGGACCAGCACGCCAACGAGGTGGAGCAACAACTTCTTCAGGATCCTGTTCGGCTACGAATGGGAATTGACAAAAAGCCCGGCCGGTGCATATCAGTGGCAACCGAAAGGTGGCGCCGGCACCGGCACGATTCCTGATGCTCACGACCCGTCCAGGCGTCACGCGCCAACCATGCTGACAACTGACCTTTCCTTGAGGTTCGACCCTGCCTACGAAAAGATTTCAAGGCGCTTCTACGAGAACCCGGATCAATTAGCGGAAGCATTCTCACGCGCGTGGTTCAAGCTGACGCACCGCGACATGGGTCCGCGTGCACGCTATCTTGGCCCGGAGGTTCCTGCCGAAGAGCTCATCTGGCAAGACCCCATCCCCGCGGTCAACCACGAGTTGATCGATGAGAAGGACATTGCCTCCCTCAAGGGCAAGGTCCTTGCCTCAGGGCTGTCGATCCAGCAACTGGTTTCGACCGCCTGGGCGTCGGCGTCCACCTTCCGTGGCTCCGACAAGCGCGGCGGTGCGAACGGCGCACGAATTCGCCTTGCGCCGCAGAAGGATTGGGAAGTCAACCAGCCAGCCAAACTGGCGAAAGTGCTGAACACTCTCGAAGGTATCCGGAAAGAGTTCAACAGCGAGGCCTCTGGCGGCAAGAAGGTCTCGCTTGCTGACCTGATCGTTCTGGCTGGTTGTGCAGGTATTGAGCAGGCTGCGAAGAATGCCGGTCACGATGTGACGGTCCCCTTCTCGCCAGGGCGCATGGATGCCTTGCAGGAGCAGACCGATGTGGTCTCCTTCGCCTTACTCGAACCGATTGCTGATGGTTTCCGCAACTACCTCAAGAGCCAGTACACCATATCAGCCGAGGCATTGCTGGTTGACAGGGCGCAATTGCTGACGCTGTCCGCACCAGAGATGACGGTGCTCGTTGGCGGTATGCGCGTGCTAAACACCAATTTCGGACAGACCCGGCACGGCGTTTTTACCCGGAAGCCGGAAGCGCTAACAAATGACTTCTTCGTGAACCTCCTCGACATGGGCACGGAGTGGAAGGAGGTATCGGACGCCGGGGACATGTTTGAAGGGCGTGATCGCAAGACCGGAAAAGTCAAGTGGACCGGCACGCGTGTCGATCTTATCTTCGGTTCGAACTCCCAGCTCCGAGCTCTGGCCGAGGTCTACGGAAGCGCGGACGCGCAGGAGAAGTTTGTTCAGGACTTCGTGGCGGCCTGGGCAAAGGTAATGAACCTTGATCGCTTCGACCTCGCCTGA